A single region of the Nicotiana sylvestris chromosome 6, ASM39365v2, whole genome shotgun sequence genome encodes:
- the LOC104225261 gene encoding zinc finger BED domain-containing protein DAYSLEEPER-like: MAEVESRVSEVGSSESEPTSSPTISVETSQDPKKKRKSVQSRSIVWDHFEKLKDAYGGDRAKCKHYGRDYKANSRLNGTTSLNTHLKKCPKIPRKVDNTQTQLCLQKDGQINGGVLWKFDQELVRRALVEMVIMEELPFSFVEKKGFKKFMSIAQPLFNVPSRRTITRDCFQVYNEERLKLMKNFRDVKPKICLTTDTWTSSQRINYMCLTGHFIDRDWVLHKRILNSCPISSHKGDEMAKVIANCLL; the protein is encoded by the coding sequence ATGGCAGAAGTTGAAAGTAGAGTAAGTGAGGTGGGTTCATCTGAAAGTGAACCTACTTCTTCGCCTACAATTTCAGTTGAAACTAGtcaagacccaaaaaaaaaaagaaaatctgtACAATCTAGATCAATTGTTTGGGATCATTTTGAAAAGCTTAAAGACGCTTATGGAGGCGATAGAGCAAAGTGTAAACATTATGGCCGTGATTATAAGGCTAATTCACGATTGAATGGAACAACATCATTGAATACTCATTTAAAGAAGTGTCCAAAAATACCAAGAAAAGTTGATAATACTCAAACACAATTGTGTTTACAAAAGGATGGGCAAATTAATGGTGGGGTgctttggaaatttgatcaagaaCTAGTTAGGAGGGCTTTAGTTGAGATGGTAATTATGGAGGAATTACCTTTTAGCTTTGTTGAAAAGAAAGGTTTTAAGAAGTTTATGAGCATAGCCCAACCTCTATTTAATGTTCCTTCTCGTAGGACAATTACAAGGGATTGTTTTCAAGTATACAATGAAGAGAGGCTTAAACTAATGAAAAATTTCAGAGACGTAAAACCAAAAATTTGCCTTACCACAGACACATGGACTTCGTCGCAAAGAATTAACTATATGTGTTTGACGGGTCATTTTATTGATAGAGATTGGGTGTTGCATAAAAGAATACTAAATTCTTGCCCTATCTCTAGTCATAAGGGTGACGAAATGGCAAAAGTTATTGCTAATTGTTTGCTTTAA